The DNA region AAATCCCAGATTGCTATATTCCCACTTGGTGCCGGGAGGGTAGGCCAGCGGCATGCCCTCGACCACCTTCAGCAGTTCGTCTTCGGTCCAGTCTTTGCGGAAGTCGAATTTCTCGGGATAGTCGCCAAATCCCGCGGTGTGGCTCAAGAGTTCGCGCACCGTTACTTCCTTCCAAGTGCCCGGAGCGTCTGGAAAATACTTGGTTAGCGGGTCGTCGAGGCCTACCTTGCCCTCCTCGACCAGCATCATCACCGCGGTCGCCGTGAATTGCTTGCCGACTGATCCCGACTGGAAGATCGTCTCCGGTTTTACCGGGACTTGCAGTTCCACGTTGGCCTGGCCGAATCCCTCGGCCTGCACGATCTTGCCTCCTCGCGAAACCAGAAGCGACACTCCCGGAATATGCTGGCGTTGCATTTCGCTCCGCACATAATTCGAGACGTCTTTCGAAACGGAAGTGGTTTGGGCTCGTGCAATCGACGGAGCGATGTATGACAAAGCGAATACGGCGGTGAAGGCTGCACACAAGGGTGCATGGCGATGGAGAAGACCGCGGGGGCGTTTTGTCATGGGTTTCGGAATTGCGGGCACCAGTCTACGGCTTGTTTTGCGGCTTAGGCAAATCAGATGGGATCGGGGGTATCTCAAGTTGCCGGCCTTGACGAGCGGGTCGTCGACTGGACAGCCGAGAGCGGCTGCCCACATGATCATCTCGGGATATTGGACAGAGCGCGCGATTTCTGAATTACTTCGGGACTGAATCATGTTGTGGCGAGGGTGTGGCCGGAATATCGATTCGGAAGACGGATCCCTTCCCAATCTCGCTCTTTACTGCGATGGAGCCCTTGTGAAGGTGGATGATCCATTGCGCGATGGCCAGACCGAGGCCGGCTCCGCCGAGTTCGCGGCTACGGGCCTTGTCGACGCGGTAGAAGCGTTCGAAAATTCTGGCTTGGTCCTCGGGTGCGATGCCGATGCCGGTGTCTTCGACGGTTACGACGACGCTGCCCTGCTCCTCGTTCTTTGCGGCCGAAAGTGTCACTCTCCCCGGCGCGAGCGTGTACTTGATGGCGTTGTCGAGGAGAATGTCGATCACGCGGCGCAAGGCGTTTTCGTCCCCCATTACCGGCAGGCGTTGAACGTCCAAGCGCTCCTCGAATTGCAAATTCTGCTGGGACGCGACTGGATTCCACTTCGATGCGGACGCGCGCAAAGTTGTGAGCAGGTCGATCGGATGAATGTCGAGCGCTTCGCGGCCGGAATCCGCGCGCGCCAGAGCCAGAAGCTCCTCAATGAGCTTGGCCGTGCGATCTGCTTCCAGAAGAATGTGGCGCAGCGCCTCCTGGTATTCAGCCTCATTCCTTGATCGGCGCAAGGCCAGCTCGGCTTCGGTATGGATGAGCGCGATGGGGGTGCGGAGTTCGTGCGAAGCATCGGCGGTAAACTCCGTGATCCGCAGGAAGGCTGATTCGATCCGCCCCAGCATTTCGTTCAAGGTATCGGAGAGCCGTTGCAGCTCGTCGCCCGTATGCAATTGCTCAAGCCGGCTGCTCAGGTTGTGGCCGGAGATGGTGCGGGCAGTGCGGGCCAGGGCATCGACCGGGGCCAGGGCTCGACCACTCAGCCAATAGCCGCCCGCCGACGCACCCAGCAGCAGGAGCGGTGCGAACCACAGCAGGTACCTGCGGAAGTCATCGAGGGTCTCGATTTCTTCGTGCATGGGGTGCCCGA from Terriglobales bacterium includes:
- a CDS encoding serine hydrolase domain-containing protein: MTKRPRGLLHRHAPLCAAFTAVFALSYIAPSIARAQTTSVSKDVSNYVRSEMQRQHIPGVSLLVSRGGKIVQAEGFGQANVELQVPVKPETIFQSGSVGKQFTATAVMMLVEEGKVGLDDPLTKYFPDAPGTWKEVTVRELLSHTAGFGDYPEKFDFRKDWTEDELLKVVEGMPLAYPPGTKWEYSNLGFLTLGILIHSVTGEFYGDFLQQRIFHPLEMQTTRIISEADIVPNRAAGYRLVKGELKNQEWVAPTVNTTADGSLYFSILDLAKWDAALYTEKLLKRSSLDQMWTPAKLKNGQPNKDGYGFGWFIEEKHGHHVVSHDGAWQGFKSAIARYVNDQLTVVVLANLAEAKPGAIAEHVADMYLADEKNAVGKN
- a CDS encoding ATP-binding protein codes for the protein MRKLSIGLRLTLWYLAIFLLAELIFGAGMWFILRQNLYDIADTALEGQAADLLRFLEARKDVSTAQLQAELSEDYKIERSEDYVQIIDSGGNSIYRSRFLEEHPLPPLSPGQLSRPRYENRRLGRQRFRLMSQQMDVSGRVYMVQIGHPMHEEIETLDDFRRYLLWFAPLLLLGASAGGYWLSGRALAPVDALARTARTISGHNLSSRLEQLHTGDELQRLSDTLNEMLGRIESAFLRITEFTADASHELRTPIALIHTEAELALRRSRNEAEYQEALRHILLEADRTAKLIEELLALARADSGREALDIHPIDLLTTLRASASKWNPVASQQNLQFEERLDVQRLPVMGDENALRRVIDILLDNAIKYTLAPGRVTLSAAKNEEQGSVVVTVEDTGIGIAPEDQARIFERFYRVDKARSRELGGAGLGLAIAQWIIHLHKGSIAVKSEIGKGSVFRIDIPATPSPQHDSVPK